One Pieris brassicae chromosome 11, ilPieBrab1.1, whole genome shotgun sequence DNA window includes the following coding sequences:
- the LOC123715983 gene encoding voltage-dependent calcium channel subunit alpha-2/delta-3 isoform X2: protein MCYRAAVIFLLLSFESTYFAASAQHVPNSRISFNTVQGWGVKLGTELYHFGEFITRKKEVEDSWKSAQIESRDGEKLVQSVADDIRAMMELKISAVKRIVEAAENMAFDKQDDPVPEDFQFFNSKEMEDLLDDSITTTPEPEFNMENWIVRPPSKNVRLHQNPHFSNIPVNINFTSVHVPTNVYAWAPEVIKGIHWSEGLDTHFINNYQSDPTLSWQYFGSSTGFMRHYPAMKWRADPVDIYDCRTRAWYMEAAASPKDVIVLVDRSGSMTGQRRDIAKHVVTNILDTLGNNDFVNVMTFADTVEEIVPCFEDSLVQATLGNIREFKLALENFETMEIANFSAALTRAFDLLEIYRNNSGGANCNQAIMLVTDGVPYNYKEIFEKYNWKYDTPVRVFTYLIGREVADVREVKWMACANRGYYVHLSTLAEVRERVLEHVNVLARPLVLQREKHPVVWTPVYANVTDPKVADYLWEQRERAEQKERFMSQRRDKALFNSEKEQNRRWKITQMKQGQYSEIGNSQYQLMTSVSMPIYDLRHNENITENVLINEAYWVSVTKESVEENGQKEMRIARLLGVAGTDVPLSEIQALMAPYKIGVNGYAFMVTNNGYILIHPDLRPVFQQILKPSYNSVDMIEVELFDDDRSPRNFSKELTALRQDVIDQKTGNKIMNVKYHMDDMKRVSRGKKHYFWTGISDSPFTLVVTIPENYGRHRITPPPTDDIHRLSLTSKNISARQYLSDKWSVHPDWLYCRHYERTFATAEEELLYFLERVAKPGWRWPAKPRPPEHHKNKQGHGHNGSVDGERKPAQRIEYYCDHGLMQALVYDARNTAWFNKSISESASEEKAPLTKVIGLLPRAEFIQRFGYIVAFLATHSGLTRWQMHPPKEHGDKVEFGKVWPRAIDEVWYRRAVEQHYVDPLSYVYSVEMNTEKFPLNVSSALVTAAHAVFHSDGHRKAPAAVVGFQFKHERLTEWFDNITSSCEHNKECVTCASEEWDCYLVDNNGWIVVSKDSTQTGQFFGKIRPDIMLKLVEDEVFRTVHVIDYQAVCFREKKVTNPASTIRTPMENLRLIMSWFVTTSVWFYNSVSLTFAQSSYFDDEYVTSTVAYQNYENDEDTDDPSMSKPPTRIHERDFEKIVLINRTRPTPCDREMFLYQIDYKNLEAKLNKPLTECTRPFYAQLVNYTNMLLVVVDSMCAKKDVSILSIDPAEVQYNESLPCLKHKHPLYRKQPSSCIRNHTEESNIDMCGRGSLPTKNVLWVPFTILNILWIKIIF, encoded by the exons ATGTGCTATCGTGCTGCTGTAATATTCCTACTTTTATCTTTTGAGTCTACGTATTTTGCGGCCAGCGCTCAACATGTACCCAATAGCCGTATTTCGTTCAACAC AGTACAGGGTTGGGGAGTTAAACTCGGCACTGAGTTATATCATTTTGGAGAGTTTATTACTAGAAAGAAGGAGGTTGAGGAT AGTTGGAAGTCGGCGCAAATAGAATCAAGAGATGGCGAAAAGTTAGTACAGAGTGTGGCGGACGATATTCGGGCAATGATGGAGTTGAAAATTAGTGCCGTGAAGAGGATCGTCGAAGCAGCTGAGAATATGGCATTTGATAAGCAAGACGATCCTGTTCCAGAGGACTTTCAGTTCTTTAACAGTAAAGAAATGGAAGATCTCCTCGATGATAGTATTACAACAACTCCAGAGCCTGAATTTAATATGGAAAATTGGATCGTTCGTCCGCCATCAAAGAATGTTCGTCTGCACCAAAATCCACACTTTTCAAATATACccgttaatattaattttactagcGTTCACGTTCCAACAAATGTATATGCTTGGG CACCCGAAGTAATAAAAGGAATTCACTGGTCTGAAGGACTGGATACACATTTCATTAACAACTATCAAAGTGATCCAACTCTCTCATGGCAATATTTTGGTAGTTCCACTGGGTTTATGAGGCATTATCCAG CAATGAAGTGGCGGGCAGATCCTGTTGATATATATGATTGTCGAACAAGAGCTTGGTATATGGAGGCTGCTGCTAGCCCAAAAGATGTTATCGTGCTGGTTGATCGTAGTGGTTCTATGACAGGACAGAGGAGAGATATAGCGAAACATGTAGTAACTAACATTTTAGATACTTTAGGAAACAACGATTTCGTGAATGTCATGACCTTTGCTGATACTGTGGAGGAAATTGTGCCGTGTTTTGAAGATTCTTTGGTTCAG gCAACTTTAGGAAACATTCGAGAGTTTAAACTTGCGTTAGAGAATTTTGAAACAATGGAAATAGCTAACTTTTCAGCTGCACTAACTAGAGCATTTGatcttttagaaatatatagaaacaatAGCGGCGGCGCTAATTGCAATCAA GCAATTATGCTTGTGACGGATGGTGTACCATATAATTACAAGGagatttttgaaaaatacaatTGGAAGTATGACACACCAGTGCGAGTGTTCACGTACCTGATAGGTCGCGAG GTGGCAGATGTAAGAGAAGTGAAATGGATGGCTTGCGCTAACCGAGGATACTACGTCCATTTGAGTACTCTAGCAGAGGTTCGAGAAAGAGTTCTGGAACATGTTAACGTGTTGGCTCGTCCACTGGTTTTGCAGCGTGAAAAACATCCGGTTGTCTGGACACCAGTATATGCAAATGTCACC GATCCAAAAGTTGCAGATTATTTATGGGAGCAACGGGAGCGAGCAGAACAGAAAGAACGCTTTATGAGTCAGCGACGAGATAAAGCTCTATTTAATTCTGAGAAGGAGCAAAATAGACGATGGAAAATAACTCAG ATGAAACAAGGTCAATATAGTGAGATCGGAAACTCACAATATCAGCTCATGACATCAGTATCCATGCCAATATACGATCTCCGCCATAATGAG AACATCACAGAGAATGTACTGATAAATGAAGCTTACTGGGTATCAGTTACAAAAGAG TCTGTAGAGGAGAACGGCCAAAAGGAG ATGCGAATTGCTAGATTATTGGGAGTGGCAGGAACAGATGTACCTCTATCTGAGATTCAAGCTCTTATGGCGCCCTATAAG ATCGGGGTTAATGGCTACGCTTTTATGGTGACAAATAACGGATATATTTTGATTCATCCCGATTTGAGGCCAGTG TTTCAACAAATTCTAAAACCGAGTTATAACAGCGTGGATATGATAGAAGTGGAATTGTTTGATGATGACAGAAGTCCCCGAAATTTCAGTAAAGAATTGACTGCC ttGCGTCAAGATGTAATCGATCAGAAAACCGGCAACAAGATCATGAATGTGAAGTACCATATGGATGACATG aaaAGAGTATCACGTGGTAAGAAGCACTACTTCTGGACTGGTATAAGCGATTCGCCCTTCACCTTGGTGGTAACGATACCAGAGAACTACGGACGCCATAGAATAACACCACCGCCTACAGACGACATACATCGCCTATCACTTACATCAAAGAATATTTCGGCCAGACAATATCTATCTGACAAGTGGAGTGTGCATCCCGATTG GTTATACTGTCGCCACTACGAGCGTACATTTGCTACAGCCGAGGAGGAGTTATTATACTTTTTGGAGCGCGTTGCAAAGCCTGGTTGGCGCTGGCCAGCGAAACCTCGCCCGCCCGAACATCACAAGAATAAACAGGGACACGGGCATAATG gTTCGGTAGATGGCGAAAGGAAACCTGCGCAAAGGATTGAGTACTATT GTGACCATGGACTTATGCAAGCGTTGGTATACGACGCGAGAAACACGGCCTGGTTCAACAAAAGTATATCCGAATCTGCCTCGGAAGAAAAGgc CCCGTTGACCAAAGTGATTGGATTGTTACCGAG GGCGGAGTTCATACAACGTTTTGGGTATATAGTCGCATTTTTGGCTACGCACAGCGGTCTAACAAGGTGGCAAATGCACCCGCCTAAGGAACACGGTGATAA AGTGGAGTTTGGTAAAGTATGGCCTCGCGCCATTGATGAGGTATGGTATCGTCGTGCAGTGGAACAACACTACGTGGATCCTCTTAGCTACGTCTATAGTGTGGAAATGAATACAGAGAAATTCCCATTGAACGTCAGCTCGGCATTGGTAACGGCTGCCCATGCTGTATTTCATAGTGACGGACACCGTAAGGCTCCAGCCGCAGTGGTAGGATTCCAGTTCAAACACGAGAGACTAACGGAGTGGTTCGATAATATCACATCATCG TGTGAACATAATAAGGAGTGCGTGACATGCGCTTCTGAGGAATGGGATTGTTACTTAGTAGATAATAACGGCTGGATCGTGGTCAGCAAAGACAGTACCCAAACTGGACAGTTCTTTGGAAAG ATTCGACCGGATATAATGCTAAAATTAGTAGAGGACGAGGTGTTTCGGACAGTGCACGTGATTGACTACCAAGCGGTGTGCTTTAGAGAGAAAAAAGTCACGAACCCAGCTTCAACAATAAGAACG CCAATGGAAAATCTTCGGTTAATAATGTCTTGGTTTGTTACCACCTCGGTATGGTTTTATAACTCGGTGTCCTTAACGTTCGCACAGTCCAGCTACTTCGATGACG AGTATGTTACATCCACTG TTGCGTACCAAAATTACGAAAATGACGAAGACACGGATGACCCATCCATGTCAAAACCGCCTACTCGAATCCATGAGAGAGATTTTGAAAAGATTGTTCTTATAAACCGAACACGCCCAACACCTTGCGATCGagaaatgtttttgtaccaaaTAGATTACAAGAATTTGGAGGCGAAGTTGAATAAGCCCTTGACGGAGTGTACGAGACCATTTTACGCGCAACTCgtgaattatacaaatatgcTGCTGGTGGTCGTTGACTCGATGTGTGCGAAGAAAGATGTCTCGATATTATCAATAGACCCTGCTGAAGTTCAGTACAATGAATCATTACCTTGTCTGAAACATAAGCATCCTTTGTATCGGAAGCAGCCGTCATCGTGCATACGGAATCATACGGAg gaGAGTAATATCGACATGTGCGGACGCGGAAGTCTCCCaaccaaaaatgttttatgggTACCTTTTACAATACTTAATATTCTATggatcaaaataatattttaa